CGAACATCAGATCTTGGGGCGGAGAGACAGAGGGGGGTAACTTACCGTCAAATCTTTATGATCGAATCGCCGCAATTTATCTTCAACCGCTCCGCGATCCCGAAATCGGTCTGCATGCTGGCCGGCATTCACAGGTGTCGCGTCTCATCGATCGTCTGACCAATGAAGCGCAGCGTGGTGACTTTGTAGATATCGCGAAAGATGCGAACTCCAAGATTCGTGAATTGGAGCCCGTCAAAGCGGCCAAAGGTGTCATTAACCATCAAATGACCTCTATTGCCGGCGAACAACTTACCCAGAAGACGGAATTGATCTTTAGTGATCCAACATTCCACCGGATCATCGCAGGACTTATTCCAGAGATTGAAGGTCTCCCAGTTGCGCTAAACGGACTCGGCTATAACAATCTCGTATTCACCTCAGCTACTCTTGGAACACTCAGAAGGAGTCCGCAGTATTCGCTTCGTTGCATCCTTGTCGAGGAGCCTGAGGCCCATCTCCATCCTCATCTTCAGGTGCTTCTTCTTCGATACTTAGCCAGAGTCACAGCTGAGGAAGGGGATGACGAAGTACAGGTAATCGCAAGCAGTCATTCGCCCATTCTGGTCAGTCAAGCACCAATTGACTCTATTGTATCGGTTCATGAGCATGATGGTAGGGTGGCCGTCGTGTCTGTTTGTTCCATCACCATGGAAGAGTCAATAAAGAAGAAACTCCAGCGCTTTCTTGACGCCACCCGGGCAGAGCTTTTTTTTGCGCGGCGCCTCTTGATGGTAGAAGGCATCGCCGAGGTCCTACTTTTACCCGCGCTTACGAGGATAGCAGGAGGATGTCTAAAGGAATCTGCCGTGACTGTACTAAACGCAGATGGGATTAATTTCAATGCCTTTTTGCCTTTGCTGGGTGATACACGCCTCAGCTTCCCTGTCGCGATATTGACCGACGGAGATGCAAAAAAGATTGGCGATCCGCGTTCGGAAACAGCGACTAGCCTAATTGAAATGGCAAAGCAGATCCCCAATTTATGTATCGCACTATCAGAGATCACCCTCGAACATGAACTCGCTCGCTCCCCAACGATATTCCCGATGATGCTGGATGCATTTGAGATTCTCCATCCCATTAAAGGTAAAGAGCTTGGGGAGAATGTTGCCAGACTACCTTCTGCTGAAGATAAGGCTAATGCATTCCTGGAGATGTTTCGAAATACCAAAACATCGAAAGGGCAATTCGCGCAGGAATTGGCAGCACTACTGGATACATCAGACTTAGAGTCGGATGCAGTACCTCAGTACATCAAGAATGCTCTCGGATTCGTGGGTGCGATTGGTACAGAAGCGCTCGATGGATAAGACTCGGACATTACGCGATCAGATTCTCGCGCAGAATCCGACTTCACAACAGCAGGACGCCATTTTCGCTGAAAACCTGGAGTTTCTTTTGCGTGCCGCTCCCGGAAGCGGAAAGACATGGACATCTTGCAGACGATTCATCTGGCGCGGTGCGAACTGGCCACACTCGGCAGGCGGTCTTGCCCTTCTGTCTTTCACAAACGCGGCAATAAGAGAATTCCAACAAGCGACAATCAAGATCGGAAGGCGCGATTTATTGTCCGATCCGAACTATGTCGGCACATTTGACTCTTTCGTAGAGCGATTCATTCTCGCACCCTTTGGGCATCTGATTAGTGGATTATCGTGGCGTCCAAAGCTTTTTATAGCCCCGCGTCCTGGTGACCGGAACAATAAGAAGCTGATGGCTTGGCTTGAATTGAAGGGAGGAAACAAACAACCAGTATTCGCTTGGGAAATTGTCCCCTATCCAAAAGACACCAAGATAGCCTACAGGACACAAAGAGGTCTCGATCTCAGTGCAGATTCGAATGCACGGCAAGCCGTGATGGAACTAATGTCCTTGGGTTATTACACCCACGGGCAACGCGTCTACTGGGCTGTACGCCTCCTTTACCAACGTCCTCATCTCGCTCGCTTGCTTGCAAGAGGATTTCCGGAGATCATTGTTGACGAAGCACAAGACACCAATGCTTGGCTCTTGATTCTTCTTAACTTGATCCGGACTCAAGGATCAAAGGTCACTCTTGTTGGTGACCCTGATCAGTGTATTTACGAATTCAGCATGGCGGACGTTACATCTCTTCTGGCACTCAAGGAAAAATGGGATATTTCAGAGAAGCCCCTTAGCCAGTCGTTTAGATGCAACAACCAAATTGCAAATGCCGTTCGGAATATCGGTGGAAACCAATCATTCATCGGATATGGCGACGCCATGAACATTAGCTGTATCCCTTACATCACCAGGGAAACAAATGAACAGTTTTCACTAAGTGTCGCAGAGTTCAAGAAGGCTCTTGATCGTGCTGGAATCGATATGGCATCAAGTGCCATTCTTTGCAGGGGACACCAGCAGCTTGAATTAATACGAGGTGAAGCCAACTATGAACAACTTCAGGGTGCCACAAAGGAATTCGCAAAGGCGTCCTTCTTACGAGACTGCAGAAGAGACTATAAACGTGCATTTGATCTTGTGACCGTGTCAATACGTTTGTTGGTTGATGATCCGGACCTATGGAAGAGAATCGACGAAGCGCCAGAATCCATAGAAGCCCAACGAGTGAATCTTGCCATTTGGCGTTTCGTTAGATCCCAAACGGGTCTTCCTCCAGTGAATCTTAGTGCAAGTGAATGGATTCCACAACTTCGAACTAGTCTTGGAAGGGTGTTGGCAGATTTCTGTGCAAGCAATGTTCCCAATCTGAATCAGAGGATCAAGAAGACGGGCTTGAATGATATGCAAACAAACCTGTCCCTTTTCTCACAATATATGCTCTTTCCGCCGATACGACAGGAAACCATACATGGAGTGAAAGGCGAGAGCATTAACGGTGTTTTGGTTCTCGGGAGTGCCAAGTTCTGGAATTCGGTAATTGACTCGGTATCTAAAAGGGAAACGAGTGAGGATAGACGCCTTGCGTATGTTGCAATGTCCCGAGCTCGACATCTTCTCGTTGTTGGACTGCCGGCCACTCATTTTGACAAGCACAAGAAATCGTGGGTAAATTGGGGATTTTCCGTATTGTGATCCTGTTGCCATTGCTGAGAAGATACAAAGTAGCGTTCCATAGAGCATTGAGTTGCCGTGCAATGGCGCACACGCACGAGTCCGATATTCACCCACGCATGCCGCCATCACCATCACAGCACGCGGTGGCGGGATCGGCATGTGATTCTCTGGTCGGCATTCGCCGCCCACTTCATCACCATCATAGCACGCGGTAGCAGAGCCGAGGGGTAGTGCTGCGAAGCGGCACAAGTCGAACCTCTGGAGATCTTCACCTGTCGGTGCCTTCATCACCATCATAGCACGCGGTGGCAGGGATTGACGCAGTCGACGCGTAGTGGCGCGTGATTCCGTGGTCGGCATTCGCCGCTTGCCTTCGTGGCCATCATAGCATGCGGTGGCGGAGCCGAGAGCAGGGGTTGCGAAGTAGTGTGATTCCGTGGTCGGCATTCGCCGCGTTCAGCACCATTATTGCAAGCGGTGGCGGAGCCGAGGGGGCAATAGTTGCGAGCAGTAGACATGGTCGCGGACGCTGACAAGCGGATCGCTATCATTAAGGAGAATGGTGGCAACGGGCAGTTGCATAAGTTTGGGACACTACCATGAACCAGAACTACGTACCGTCTTTGGGTGGTCAGGGCTCGACAGAACAGGAGACTCTTGCCGACCTCGTTTCGGAATTTCAGGCGACACCGCAGAGATGTTGTGATGATGATGAGTACTACGCCGGCCTTACGACCCTGGAAGAGGTAATACAGAAGGCAGCACTTGCCTTGACAGCGACCGGTTCTGTCAGTTCGCATCAACGACAATGGGTGAGACCCGAGAGTATGCAGCAGGCCGTG
This bacterium DNA region includes the following protein-coding sequences:
- a CDS encoding AAA family ATPase yields the protein NIRSWGGETEGGNLPSNLYDRIAAIYLQPLRDPEIGLHAGRHSQVSRLIDRLTNEAQRGDFVDIAKDANSKIRELEPVKAAKGVINHQMTSIAGEQLTQKTELIFSDPTFHRIIAGLIPEIEGLPVALNGLGYNNLVFTSATLGTLRRSPQYSLRCILVEEPEAHLHPHLQVLLLRYLARVTAEEGDDEVQVIASSHSPILVSQAPIDSIVSVHEHDGRVAVVSVCSITMEESIKKKLQRFLDATRAELFFARRLLMVEGIAEVLLLPALTRIAGGCLKESAVTVLNADGINFNAFLPLLGDTRLSFPVAILTDGDAKKIGDPRSETATSLIEMAKQIPNLCIALSEITLEHELARSPTIFPMMLDAFEILHPIKGKELGENVARLPSAEDKANAFLEMFRNTKTSKGQFAQELAALLDTSDLESDAVPQYIKNALGFVGAIGTEALDG
- a CDS encoding UvrD-helicase domain-containing protein, yielding MRLVQKRSMDKTRTLRDQILAQNPTSQQQDAIFAENLEFLLRAAPGSGKTWTSCRRFIWRGANWPHSAGGLALLSFTNAAIREFQQATIKIGRRDLLSDPNYVGTFDSFVERFILAPFGHLISGLSWRPKLFIAPRPGDRNNKKLMAWLELKGGNKQPVFAWEIVPYPKDTKIAYRTQRGLDLSADSNARQAVMELMSLGYYTHGQRVYWAVRLLYQRPHLARLLARGFPEIIVDEAQDTNAWLLILLNLIRTQGSKVTLVGDPDQCIYEFSMADVTSLLALKEKWDISEKPLSQSFRCNNQIANAVRNIGGNQSFIGYGDAMNISCIPYITRETNEQFSLSVAEFKKALDRAGIDMASSAILCRGHQQLELIRGEANYEQLQGATKEFAKASFLRDCRRDYKRAFDLVTVSIRLLVDDPDLWKRIDEAPESIEAQRVNLAIWRFVRSQTGLPPVNLSASEWIPQLRTSLGRVLADFCASNVPNLNQRIKKTGLNDMQTNLSLFSQYMLFPPIRQETIHGVKGESINGVLVLGSAKFWNSVIDSVSKRETSEDRRLAYVAMSRARHLLVVGLPATHFDKHKKSWVNWGFSVL